A genomic stretch from Hydrogenimonas urashimensis includes:
- the hslV gene encoding ATP-dependent protease subunit HslV: MFEATTILAYRADDYAVIGGDGQVTFGNAVLKGNATKIRTLHNGEVLAGFAGSTADAFNLFDMFEGFLQSRKGDLLKAVIDFSKAWRKDKVLRRLEAMMIVLNNEHIFILSGNGDVVEPEDGKIAAIGSGGNFAISAARALAKHADMDPKALVEESLHIAADLCIYTNHNIKTLELRK; encoded by the coding sequence ATGTTTGAAGCGACGACGATACTGGCCTACAGAGCAGACGATTATGCCGTCATCGGCGGAGACGGACAGGTGACCTTCGGCAACGCCGTCCTCAAAGGAAACGCCACGAAGATCCGCACACTCCACAACGGCGAGGTGCTCGCAGGCTTTGCGGGAAGCACCGCCGACGCTTTCAACCTTTTCGACATGTTCGAGGGGTTTTTGCAGAGCAGAAAGGGGGATCTGCTCAAAGCGGTGATCGACTTTTCCAAGGCGTGGCGCAAAGACAAAGTATTGAGGCGCCTCGAGGCGATGATGATCGTTCTGAACAATGAGCACATCTTCATTCTGAGCGGAAACGGCGATGTCGTGGAACCAGAAGATGGCAAGATCGCCGCCATCGGAAGCGGCGGCAATTTCGCGATCTCCGCCGCCAGGGCACTGGCGAAACATGCCGACATGGATCCCAAGGCGCTGGTCGAGGAGAGCCTCCACATCGCCGCCGACCTGTGCATCTACACCAACCACAATATCAAAACACTGGAATTGAGAAAATGA
- the era gene encoding GTPase Era, which produces MKILRATSSDCPTKAGFVAVVGRPNAGKSTLLNWLVGEKLAMVSKKAQATRKRMNIIVMHGNVQIIFVDTPGIHEKERLLNQFMLSEAIKAIGDCDLVLFLAPAKDRLDHYEKFLELNTKGRPHIVVLTKIDEVSNQKLLEKISEYQKFQERFLALIPVSVTKDIGKKELLDEIGKHLPCSPWLYDPELMTTTNIRDIYKEMIRESIFDNLSDEIPYETDVIIEKIDEKPHLDRVQATIIAEKKSQKLILVGRGGSTIKRIGRDARIKMEKFAGKKIFLELFVSVKSGWSKNKKSLSEIGYSFQ; this is translated from the coding sequence ATGAAGATATTGCGCGCTACATCCTCTGACTGTCCGACGAAAGCGGGATTCGTTGCCGTCGTAGGGCGCCCGAACGCCGGCAAAAGCACGCTACTCAACTGGCTCGTCGGCGAGAAACTGGCGATGGTGAGCAAAAAGGCACAGGCTACCAGAAAGCGCATGAACATTATCGTGATGCACGGCAATGTTCAGATCATCTTTGTCGATACGCCGGGAATCCATGAAAAAGAGCGTCTTTTGAACCAGTTCATGCTCTCTGAGGCGATCAAGGCGATCGGCGACTGTGATCTTGTTCTTTTTCTTGCACCGGCAAAAGACAGGCTGGACCATTACGAGAAATTTCTGGAACTCAACACGAAAGGACGCCCCCATATCGTCGTCCTGACGAAAATCGACGAAGTGAGCAACCAAAAACTGCTCGAAAAGATCTCGGAGTATCAAAAGTTTCAGGAGAGATTTCTGGCACTCATTCCCGTCTCGGTCACCAAAGATATCGGGAAAAAAGAGCTGCTGGATGAAATCGGGAAACATCTGCCCTGCTCTCCCTGGCTCTACGATCCGGAACTCATGACGACGACCAACATCCGGGACATCTACAAAGAGATGATCCGGGAGTCGATTTTCGACAACCTGAGTGACGAAATTCCCTATGAAACGGATGTGATTATCGAGAAGATCGACGAGAAACCGCATCTTGATCGTGTGCAGGCTACGATCATCGCCGAAAAGAAGAGTCAGAAACTCATACTTGTCGGACGCGGGGGATCGACGATCAAACGCATCGGAAGAGATGCGCGCATCAAAATGGAGAAATTCGCGGGGAAAAAGATCTTTCTCGAACTTTTCGTATCGGTCAAAAGCGGATGGTCCAAAAACAAGAAATCGCTTTCTGAGATTGGCTACAGTTTCCAGTAG
- the fliS gene encoding flagellar export chaperone FliS, producing MTAAAAYSTYTQNNLQIESPEKLIEMLYEGIIRFASLAKKSIENKEIEKRAYWTNRTIAIFVELINSLDPEKGGDVAYYLEGLYNQQIKFMTESNIENCPEKIDIVLKVTRTLLEAWREVTADGMA from the coding sequence ATGACCGCAGCAGCCGCATACAGTACCTATACCCAGAACAACCTTCAGATCGAATCCCCGGAAAAACTGATCGAGATGCTGTACGAAGGGATCATCCGCTTCGCATCGCTGGCGAAAAAGTCGATCGAGAACAAAGAGATCGAAAAGCGGGCCTACTGGACCAACCGGACCATTGCGATTTTTGTGGAACTGATCAATTCCCTTGATCCCGAAAAAGGCGGCGATGTCGCCTACTATCTCGAAGGACTCTACAACCAGCAGATCAAATTCATGACAGAAAGCAATATCGAAAACTGCCCGGAGAAGATCGACATCGTGCTCAAAGTGACCCGGACACTCCTGGAAGCCTGGAGAGAAGTGACGGCAGATGGCATGGCTTGA
- a CDS encoding argininosuccinate synthase, with amino-acid sequence MKKNVKKVVLAYSGGLDTSIILKWLQDEYNCEVVTFTADIGQGEEVEPAREKALKLGIKPENIFIEDLREEFVQDYVFPMFRANAIYEGEYLLGTSIARPLIAKRQIEIAKLTGADAVSHGATGKGNDQVRFELGYLALNPDITIIAPWREWDLNSREKLLKFAEDHGIPIEKHGKKSPYSMDANLLHISYEGGRLEDPMNEPEEEMWRWTVSPENAPDAPEYITITYKSGDPVAINGEEMTPAQILMELNRLGSKHGIGRLDLVENRFVGMKSRGCYETPGGTIMLKAHRAIESITLDREEAHLKDELMPRYAKLIYNGFWFAPEREMLQAAIDKTQENVNGDVRLKLYKGSVMVVGRRSPNTLFHPEFSTFEEDTVYNQKDAEGFIRLNALRFIIEGHARKK; translated from the coding sequence ATGAAAAAAAATGTCAAAAAAGTCGTTCTCGCCTATTCCGGCGGCCTCGACACCAGTATCATCCTGAAATGGCTGCAGGATGAGTACAACTGCGAAGTGGTCACGTTTACCGCGGACATAGGTCAGGGAGAAGAGGTCGAACCCGCCAGGGAGAAGGCACTGAAACTGGGCATCAAACCGGAAAACATCTTCATCGAGGATCTTCGGGAGGAGTTCGTGCAAGATTACGTCTTTCCGATGTTCCGGGCCAACGCCATCTACGAAGGGGAGTACCTGCTCGGCACGTCCATCGCCCGTCCCCTCATCGCCAAGCGCCAGATCGAGATCGCGAAGCTCACGGGCGCCGACGCCGTCAGCCACGGTGCGACCGGAAAAGGAAACGACCAGGTCCGTTTCGAACTGGGCTACCTGGCGCTCAATCCCGACATAACGATCATCGCGCCATGGAGAGAGTGGGATCTCAACAGCCGGGAGAAACTGCTCAAGTTTGCGGAAGACCACGGCATACCGATCGAAAAACACGGCAAAAAGTCCCCCTACTCCATGGATGCCAACCTCCTGCACATCTCTTACGAAGGCGGCCGGCTGGAAGATCCGATGAACGAACCCGAAGAGGAGATGTGGCGCTGGACCGTCAGCCCCGAAAACGCCCCGGATGCCCCCGAATACATCACCATCACCTACAAGAGTGGCGATCCCGTCGCCATCAACGGCGAAGAGATGACGCCGGCCCAGATTCTAATGGAGCTCAACCGTCTTGGAAGCAAACACGGCATCGGACGACTCGACCTGGTCGAAAACCGCTTTGTCGGCATGAAGAGCCGCGGATGTTACGAGACGCCGGGCGGCACCATTATGCTCAAAGCGCACCGGGCCATCGAATCGATCACACTCGACCGCGAAGAGGCGCACCTGAAAGACGAGCTGATGCCCCGCTATGCGAAGCTCATCTACAACGGTTTCTGGTTCGCACCCGAGCGTGAAATGCTCCAGGCGGCAATCGACAAAACCCAGGAAAACGTCAACGGCGATGTCCGCCTTAAACTCTACAAAGGAAGCGTCATGGTGGTCGGACGACGCTCTCCCAACACCCTTTTCCATCCGGAATTCAGCACGTTCGAAGAGGATACGGTCTACAACCAGAAAGACGCGGAAGGATTCATCCGCCTCAACGCCCTGCGGTTTATCATCGAGGGCCACGCGCGAAAAAAATGA
- a CDS encoding FlaG family protein: protein MEIFNAMRTQQPPSSQGVGHAHQSVQQTHKNSLQMRKEEAQKTEERADAEKLKKQLQEITDKLNKEMNPLKTSIRFGFDDSIEELYISVIDSSNNQEIRKIPSEEAMRLAAKMREIVGMIFDKKG from the coding sequence ATGGAAATATTCAACGCAATGCGCACTCAGCAGCCCCCATCGTCACAGGGTGTTGGGCACGCACATCAATCTGTACAGCAAACCCATAAAAACTCTTTGCAGATGCGCAAGGAAGAGGCGCAAAAAACGGAAGAGAGAGCCGATGCCGAAAAGCTGAAAAAGCAGCTGCAGGAGATTACCGACAAACTCAACAAAGAGATGAACCCGCTCAAAACGAGCATCCGCTTCGGTTTTGACGATTCCATCGAGGAGCTCTACATATCGGTCATCGATTCGAGCAACAATCAGGAGATTCGCAAGATTCCTTCGGAAGAGGCGATGCGCCTGGCCGCCAAAATGCGTGAGATTGTCGGAATGATTTTCGACAAAAAAGGGTGA
- a CDS encoding M3 family metallopeptidase yields the protein MFIPFRVPDFDTFVDALQNLLKENEKKIEALLAQSEKEYITFARPYMETFEKLDLFFTPLSHLNSVENSEKTQKTYEASLPLLSHYHTKLMQNKKLYEAFASIRGEDAAQKEMLRLEIRDFRLSGVDLPEEKKKRLEEIDLKLSELNNRFSQNLLDATNAYELIVEDPKDVEGIPQNDLKLAETEKEGKRVWKFTLQLPSYMAYMSYGPNRALREELYRAYVTRAPENGDVIDEILRLRDEKAKILGFDHYSELSLATKMAPNDDAVVRFLNELADASLPHAEKEVHKLEQLAREEGLDTIESFDVAYYSEKLKKRELDFDDEMTRPFFEQGRVVKGLLDFVSELFGIDFVEVDVPVWNEKVKVYDLVENGESFARIYFDLEARKNKRGGAWMNDWQTHHEDENGRVHPASAFVVCNFPPSSGDVPSLLRHDDVVTLFHEMGHAIHHLFSRVRERFVSGIHGVAWDVVEFPSQFLENFAYEKEVLDRFARHYETGESLPRELAEKIKRSRNFLAAMGMLRQIEFALFDFMLHQRLYQGEEVQRLLDGLRERLALIKPPAYNRFQWGFAHIFAGGYAAGYYSYKWAEVLSADAFFACYEKGRIKREMTDGYKQTILEKGASAPMDSLYREWLGRDPDPNALVKLYDLASR from the coding sequence ATGTTCATACCGTTTCGCGTACCCGATTTCGACACGTTCGTCGATGCGTTGCAGAATCTCTTGAAAGAGAACGAAAAAAAGATCGAAGCGCTGTTGGCCCAAAGCGAGAAGGAGTACATCACTTTCGCCAGGCCCTATATGGAGACATTCGAAAAGCTCGATCTCTTCTTTACCCCGCTCTCCCATCTCAACAGCGTGGAGAACTCCGAAAAGACGCAGAAAACCTACGAAGCGTCGCTGCCGCTGCTTTCGCACTACCATACGAAACTCATGCAGAACAAAAAACTCTATGAGGCCTTTGCGTCGATACGGGGCGAGGATGCGGCGCAAAAGGAGATGCTGCGGCTTGAAATCCGGGACTTCAGACTCTCCGGCGTCGATCTTCCCGAAGAGAAGAAAAAGAGGCTCGAAGAGATCGACCTGAAACTCAGCGAGCTCAACAACCGTTTCTCCCAGAACCTTCTTGATGCGACGAACGCCTACGAACTGATCGTCGAAGATCCGAAAGACGTGGAGGGAATTCCGCAAAACGATCTGAAACTCGCAGAAACGGAAAAGGAGGGAAAACGAGTCTGGAAATTCACTCTTCAGCTGCCAAGCTACATGGCCTACATGAGCTATGGGCCCAACAGAGCGCTGCGCGAGGAGCTCTACCGGGCCTACGTGACCCGGGCTCCCGAAAACGGGGACGTCATCGACGAGATACTGCGGCTTCGGGACGAGAAGGCCAAAATACTCGGATTCGACCATTACAGCGAGCTTTCGCTGGCCACCAAAATGGCGCCGAACGACGATGCCGTCGTCCGTTTTCTGAATGAACTGGCCGACGCGTCACTCCCCCACGCTGAAAAAGAGGTCCACAAACTCGAACAACTGGCACGTGAGGAGGGGCTCGATACCATCGAGAGCTTCGACGTCGCCTACTACAGTGAAAAACTCAAAAAGAGAGAACTCGATTTCGACGACGAGATGACACGTCCGTTTTTCGAGCAGGGCAGGGTAGTGAAGGGACTGCTCGACTTTGTCAGCGAGCTTTTCGGAATCGACTTCGTCGAAGTCGATGTGCCGGTTTGGAACGAGAAGGTAAAAGTCTATGATCTCGTAGAAAACGGCGAAAGCTTCGCCAGGATCTATTTCGATCTCGAGGCCCGAAAAAACAAGCGCGGCGGTGCATGGATGAACGACTGGCAGACCCATCATGAGGACGAAAATGGAAGGGTACATCCCGCCTCCGCTTTTGTCGTGTGCAATTTCCCGCCATCGAGTGGCGATGTACCGTCTCTTTTGCGTCACGATGATGTTGTGACACTCTTTCACGAGATGGGGCACGCCATCCATCACCTTTTCAGCAGGGTCAGGGAACGGTTCGTCAGCGGTATTCATGGGGTCGCGTGGGATGTGGTCGAGTTTCCGTCCCAGTTTCTTGAAAATTTTGCCTACGAAAAAGAGGTGCTCGACCGCTTCGCGAGACATTACGAAACCGGGGAGTCCCTTCCGCGCGAACTGGCGGAAAAGATCAAACGAAGCAGGAATTTTCTCGCGGCCATGGGAATGTTGAGGCAGATAGAGTTCGCCCTTTTTGACTTTATGCTTCATCAAAGACTCTATCAGGGAGAGGAGGTCCAGCGGCTTCTCGATGGATTGCGGGAACGGCTGGCGCTGATCAAACCGCCGGCCTACAACCGTTTTCAGTGGGGTTTCGCGCATATTTTCGCGGGGGGATACGCGGCAGGCTACTACAGTTACAAATGGGCAGAAGTGCTTAGTGCCGACGCCTTTTTCGCCTGTTACGAAAAAGGGCGCATAAAAAGGGAGATGACAGACGGTTACAAACAGACCATATTGGAAAAAGGCGCCAGCGCGCCAATGGACAGCCTCTATCGCGAATGGCTGGGACGCGACCCCGATCCGAATGCGCTTGTGAAACTCTACGATCTGGCAAGTCGATGA
- the rplI gene encoding 50S ribosomal protein L9 — MKVLLIKDVKSLGKAGEIKEVKDGYGKNFLVAKGFAKVATPEVVAEWQAQQQRKAAEEAAEIARLEEMKKRLESVHPVIKKKLGANGSLFGAITNHDLADALAEIGLEVDKKHIHLDHAIKATGEYEADIKLGHGIHASLKFEVAGE, encoded by the coding sequence ATGAAAGTACTGTTGATAAAAGATGTGAAAAGTTTGGGCAAAGCCGGAGAGATCAAAGAGGTGAAAGACGGCTACGGGAAAAACTTCCTCGTCGCCAAGGGATTCGCCAAAGTGGCGACTCCGGAAGTGGTCGCCGAGTGGCAGGCGCAGCAGCAGCGCAAAGCAGCGGAAGAAGCGGCGGAGATCGCGCGTCTTGAAGAGATGAAAAAGAGACTCGAAAGTGTCCATCCGGTGATCAAAAAGAAGCTTGGGGCCAACGGATCGCTCTTTGGAGCCATCACGAACCATGATCTGGCCGACGCCCTGGCAGAGATCGGGCTGGAAGTGGACAAAAAGCACATCCACCTCGACCATGCGATCAAGGCAACGGGCGAATACGAAGCCGATATCAAACTGGGACACGGCATCCATGCCTCTCTCAAATTCGAAGTGGCCGGAGAGTAG
- the nhaA gene encoding Na+/H+ antiporter NhaA has translation MLKDNLLAFFKKDSSTGILLFLMTLAAMLIANSPLKGYYDAFTEIPVTIRIGTLIIDKPLLLWINDGLMAVFFFMVGLEIKREVVEGELKDPGKITVPAFAAFGGMAIPAIIYAFFNSENPAAMQGWAIPTATDIAFALGILSLLGKRVPPVLKLFLLTLAIIDDLGAIIIIALFYTSGLSYLSLGIVAATIFTLFMMNRGGVVNNTAYVLIGIVMWVAMLKSGVHATLAGVILGLFIPIRNNKASFHALEHSLHAPVNHVILPLFAFVNTGISFSNVSVGDFTDAVTVGIALGLFLGKQLGIFLFSSLAIFLRLGSLPDGIGWKHLYGLSVLGGVGFTMSLFIGSLAFECTGGACIPLVDERLGILIGSFLSGIVGYLVLLSTTKKAKR, from the coding sequence ATGCTCAAAGACAACCTGCTCGCTTTCTTCAAGAAAGACTCCTCAACGGGAATACTGCTTTTTCTGATGACCCTTGCGGCGATGCTCATCGCCAACTCGCCCCTGAAGGGATACTACGACGCCTTTACCGAAATTCCCGTGACGATACGCATCGGCACGCTGATTATCGACAAACCCCTGCTCCTTTGGATCAACGACGGCCTGATGGCCGTGTTCTTTTTCATGGTCGGCCTGGAGATCAAAAGGGAAGTGGTTGAAGGGGAGCTGAAAGATCCCGGAAAAATCACTGTGCCCGCCTTCGCGGCATTCGGCGGCATGGCCATTCCAGCGATAATCTACGCCTTTTTCAACAGCGAAAACCCCGCTGCGATGCAGGGGTGGGCCATACCCACGGCCACCGATATCGCCTTCGCCCTGGGCATCCTTTCTCTGCTGGGCAAAAGGGTTCCGCCGGTGCTTAAACTCTTTCTTTTAACATTGGCCATCATCGACGACCTCGGGGCGATCATCATCATCGCACTTTTTTATACCTCCGGCCTCTCCTACCTCTCACTGGGCATCGTCGCAGCCACGATATTCACTCTTTTCATGATGAACAGAGGGGGAGTCGTGAACAATACCGCCTATGTTCTCATCGGCATCGTCATGTGGGTCGCGATGCTCAAATCGGGGGTCCATGCCACGCTTGCCGGCGTCATACTGGGCCTCTTCATTCCGATACGAAACAACAAGGCGAGCTTTCATGCCCTGGAACACTCGCTACATGCGCCTGTCAACCATGTCATTCTTCCGCTGTTCGCCTTCGTCAATACAGGAATCAGCTTTTCCAACGTCTCGGTAGGGGATTTCACAGACGCCGTGACGGTTGGAATCGCACTTGGGCTCTTTTTGGGCAAGCAGCTTGGCATCTTCCTCTTCAGCTCGCTGGCCATCTTCCTGCGTCTTGGCTCGCTCCCCGACGGGATAGGATGGAAACATCTTTACGGCCTCTCCGTTTTGGGGGGTGTCGGTTTTACGATGAGCCTTTTCATCGGATCGCTCGCCTTCGAATGCACCGGCGGTGCCTGCATCCCCCTCGTCGACGAGCGGCTGGGCATTCTTATCGGATCGTTTCTCTCCGGAATCGTGGGTTATCTCGTTCTGTTGTCAACGACGAAGAAAGCGAAAAGATAG
- the hslU gene encoding HslU--HslV peptidase ATPase subunit, producing MTPKEIVAYLDNYVIGQERAKKTIAVALRNRFRRMQLPKEIQDEIMPKNILMIGSTGVGKTEIARRLAKMMGFPFVKVEASKYTEVGFVGRDVESMIRDLVATSINLVTQEQKELKAGEIDRNVEKMIIEKLLPPLPKNAPQSKQQEYQSSFERMREKLRKGELDKLKIEVEMPAPKIEMADSNMPPEMSKVQESLARVFGSFGRENKKEVTVKEARKILRQSASERILDEEQIKQEALRRAQQGGIIFLDEIDKIAVSSQNSGRQDPSKEGVQRDLLPIVEGSTVNTKYGPIDTDHILFIAAGAFHVSKPSDLIPELQGRFPLRVELDSLTEEALYEILTKPKNSLIKQYQALLSVEGMELVFEEDALRSIAHLSYQANERTEDIGARRLHTVIEKVLEEISFEADRYRGKTFTITADYVHGKLDSIVEDEDIARYIL from the coding sequence ATGACACCCAAAGAGATCGTCGCCTATCTTGACAACTATGTCATCGGTCAGGAGAGGGCGAAAAAGACGATCGCCGTGGCCCTTCGCAACCGATTCAGACGCATGCAGCTGCCCAAAGAGATTCAGGATGAGATCATGCCCAAAAATATCCTGATGATCGGTTCGACCGGCGTAGGAAAAACGGAAATCGCACGGCGGCTTGCGAAGATGATGGGGTTTCCTTTCGTCAAGGTCGAAGCCAGCAAATACACCGAGGTCGGCTTTGTGGGACGGGATGTCGAATCGATGATACGCGATCTCGTCGCCACTTCGATCAATCTCGTCACCCAGGAGCAAAAGGAACTCAAAGCGGGGGAAATCGACCGGAATGTCGAAAAAATGATCATCGAAAAACTCCTGCCGCCGCTGCCGAAAAACGCCCCGCAGAGCAAACAGCAGGAGTACCAAAGCAGTTTCGAACGGATGCGGGAGAAGCTCAGAAAAGGGGAGCTGGACAAACTGAAGATCGAAGTGGAAATGCCGGCTCCGAAGATCGAAATGGCAGACAGCAACATGCCGCCGGAGATGAGCAAGGTGCAGGAATCCCTGGCCCGGGTCTTCGGTTCGTTCGGCAGGGAGAACAAAAAAGAGGTGACAGTCAAAGAAGCCCGAAAGATTCTGAGGCAGAGTGCCAGCGAAAGGATTCTCGACGAAGAGCAGATCAAACAGGAAGCACTGCGTCGGGCGCAGCAGGGCGGCATCATTTTTCTCGACGAAATCGACAAAATCGCCGTGTCCAGCCAGAACAGCGGAAGGCAGGATCCAAGCAAAGAGGGAGTCCAGCGCGACCTTCTTCCGATCGTCGAGGGGAGTACGGTCAACACCAAATACGGCCCCATCGATACCGATCACATCCTGTTCATCGCCGCGGGCGCATTCCATGTCAGCAAACCGAGCGATCTCATTCCCGAACTGCAGGGCCGTTTTCCCCTGCGTGTCGAGCTCGACAGCCTGACGGAAGAGGCACTGTACGAAATTCTGACCAAACCGAAAAACTCACTGATCAAACAGTATCAGGCACTGCTGAGTGTCGAGGGCATGGAACTCGTTTTCGAAGAGGATGCCCTCAGGTCGATCGCGCACCTCAGTTACCAGGCCAACGAGCGCACGGAGGACATCGGTGCGCGGCGTCTGCATACCGTCATCGAAAAGGTCCTGGAAGAGATCAGTTTCGAAGCGGACCGGTACAGGGGTAAAACTTTCACGATAACTGCCGATTATGTCCATGGTAAGCTCGATTCCATCGTCGAGGATGAAGATATTGCGCGCTACATCCTCTGA